A stretch of DNA from Lycium ferocissimum isolate CSIRO_LF1 chromosome 4, AGI_CSIRO_Lferr_CH_V1, whole genome shotgun sequence:
tttgggagaaaattaaactccattgttaggaatttggagaaaactATGAAGAAATGCTTTAaattcttaattgtttgatcaaattaatggatgttTGTTCTCTTGGTATTATAAAGGATCATTggcaagttggtgtgattttttttttcaactcctaatgaagatgatgatgatgatgatgttgatgaagatgatccAAAACTGGGTATGGGTCTTTGGATCCTCATCAAAATGGAGtaaaaattgagagattttttttaaagaagagtaaatggatggaggaagggggaaattaataaaaaatgaggggaaattaaagatgtggcaCGTGGGCTAAGGCGTGTGGACAAGCACCTATTTGAACAGTTGTCTTCCTAGTATCTGTCTAGTgttttaatattgaaaaaaattgtcGAGTAAAATCCAAAattcggtgtgtagttggcacttaacaaaattatattttgactattatctcgtCATTTATCTGTTTTGTCGTGTATCAACTTCCTTCGTGGTTGATTATTGACCTATTAACTATCTTTGTGATATATGCTTTACCTATGATCGATAATCAACTACCTCCTTGATCTACGATCAATCTATTGTCGataatcgatttttttttttttggtggattATAAACCACCGTTGTGGTTAATTATCAACCTATAATCAATAAATCGATCTCCCATATGGTCAATTTCTCACCTACTGTAGTACCGTTAATAATAATAACCTTCTTGGTTGATCATCATCAATCTAATTTTTGGTGAAGAAATTTATCTATATGAATGACTAAGTAGCAAATACATCGATCTATGggtaaaaaatttatgtgcttAAATGGCTAAGGAGTAAGGACATAGACCTATGTGGAAAATAATTGTCTGCATGAATGGTTTAACAGACAAGAACATCAACCCATTGTCAATAATCGACCCATTTCTTAGTCGATAAAGGtccattttcataatttccaacttattgaaaaaaaaaaaaatgaagatcgtTTAATTAATCGAAGACTTAAAACAAAATACTCACACCAAATCTTCTGAAGATTCGGTGACAGAACATCAGAAAAGCATTTGTTTGTGTGACATTTTAAATTTTCCCCCTAAAAACTGCTGTTCATTTCAAAAGACTACTTTGTTTTATCTATTTATAGTTCTTTAATTAATACTAAGAGAAAACAAAATCTACTACTGCTGTGCAACTTTTTTAATTCTTCTACAAAATCTTTTGAGTCTTTCAGAAGATTTTGTTCCAGAATTGTGAAAGCAGCGCTCAGCAAAGAAAATGTAGCATTAAAACCTATCTGTGTGTTTCAATGGACAAATTACAATTCTACACCTATATTTCCTCTGTTTCACGTCACAGGCAGCCTGTGCTCCCTCCCCTTCTCTTTTCATGTTTAGTCTTTGTAATATGACCTTCATTTTGATATAGGCATAAGCCTATTAGCAATGAACTTGGGCACCAAGTTTTACTATGTGTGGTGGATACATATGTTCATGACATTACCCATGGCATCACAAACTTGGAGACCAAGTACTTcttgctataaatagaagagcTTCCCATAGTTGTAAACACACCAATTGGAGAAGAACTCAGTTGAGTTTGTGTTCTTCTATAGAGAGTATTTTGTAAGAGAGTTATGTTGGGAAACACTTGTGTGAACCCTTTTTTTGATGATCTTGTGAGGTTATTCTCTTGGGTTTTGGGATATTAGAGTATTTAATTActctaatttttataattttgttttttgtactCTCTTTTGTATCCGTTGGTGTTAGTAAATTTGCTCATCTTTTGGTTGTGGATGTAAGTCAAGTTGACCGAACCACGTTAAATCTTTGTCTCCTATTATCCTTGTTATTGTCTTTAATTGGCTGCTTTGTGTAATTCCGCACGATCCCCGACTCCCGATCCtaacaaattggtatcagagcctagttAATCCAGGTTTTGTTCTAATAGTCACCATGACAATAATGAAGATTTACGTTGAGAAATTTGACCAAAGTACAAACTTCGGAATGTGGCAGCTGAAAATGGAAGCTATCCTAGTTCAGGATAGTTCAGATATGGCGCTGCAAGAAAAGGAGAACAAATCAGAAAAAATGATGAATGAGGAGTTTGTCAACCTTGATAAAAGGGTGAGATCTAGTATTATACTAAATCTCTCTGATGATGTATTACGTGAAGTAGCTTCGGAGACCACTGCTAAAGGCATGTGGGAAGACCTGTATATGAAAAGGACAGTAGAGAATAGACTCTGCTTGAAGTAGAAGATTTACAcgtttctcatggatgaaggtGGAGGTAGATTTCTTGAAGTCTCTCGAGGTGCTCTTGTGGTTATAAAGGCAATCAATAAGTCCGGAACGTTGTATACATTAATCCTTGGGATCTGCTAGATTACGAGAGAGTTGCTATGGGTCGACATCGGACGGAGATCCGTCTtctcttttcatgaaattgtgaaattttcCCCTTAGGGCGTTTTGAAGGAGGTAGAGCAATATTTACTACATTGGCCAAAAATTAGGCCAAGGTGGAGATTTGTAATATGACCTTCATTTTGATATAGGCATAAGCCTATTAGCAATGAATTTGGGCACCAAGTTTTACTATGTGTGGTGGATACATGTGTTCATGATATTACCCATGGCATCACAAACTTGAAGACCAAGTACTTcttgctataaatagaagagcTTCCCATAGTTGTAAACACACCAATTGGAGAAGAACTCAGTTGAGTTTGTGTTCTTCTATAAAGAGTATTTTGTAAGAGAGTTATGTTGGGAAACACTTGTGTGAACCCTTTTTTGGAGTGATCTTGTGAGGTTATTCTCTTGGGTTTTTGGGATATTAGAGTATTTAATTACTCTAATTTTGTACtctcttttgttgttttgtactCTCTTTTGTATCCGTTGGTGTTAGTAAATTTGCTCCTCTTTTGGTTGTGGATGTAGGTCAAGTTGACCGAACCACGTTAAATCTTTGTCTCCTATTATCCTTGTTATTGTCTTTAATTGGCTGCTTTGTCTAATTCCGCACTATCCCGGACTCCCGATCCTAACAGTCTTGATCtccctttttcattcttcacttctttctctcttcccaTTTTCTTGAAACAtcaatcaataaataaatactaTGATTCATCAAGACAAAATGTCACTCCATACTAAACGGGGCGACcctattcccccccccccccccctctcctctcttctcttccCCCTCTATCAAATCCCAGCCAAAAATGAGAGAGCTTCCACTCCATACTAAAACCAAGAGTGAACTAACTCTGATAGGTTGAAGCTCATTTACACactgttttttttatttgtatatatattttgtttgttgtttaaGGTACTGACGTCTGTGCCTTGATTTTATAGTTTAGCCAATCCAACCTTAAAAGTCTAAATTTTGGAAGAAGATTAAAAGCAAAATGGATCGAGGCTATTTCGAAGTTGTGATGAAGGAACCCTTCTTTCGGAAAATGTTGGTAAGTTTATTTATTGTAAATATTTTGCATCTACGCATAAATCCGTAATGCCTCCTATATATTCTCAAAAGTGTCATTATATGCAACTGATATATTGTCAAAAAGGCAAAATAGCATGGAAAATTCCTGTCTAGTAACTTTTATCTCGTGGCATTTTTAGTTCCTCTCACAAGGTTAAGTTTGTAGAGATAAATATTTAAGTCCAATAATTTCTCAACAAAACAGAAGCTTCAAGACATTCTTGTGGGCTAGTTGGTTGAAATTCTGACTTTTTTGGAAGATATAATTCTGTGAAATATAGTGAAACTTTTAACTACCTTACACTCCAGAAATTGTGAATGTGTTTCTTTCTATAGTTTGCATCCAAAACAGAGAAATTTACTCATACTGcagatatgttatgatttgcaGAATATAATAACTCATCATTTTATCATTATTTAGCTATCACTTGCGTGTCTTCACATTAACATCTGCTAAGTGAATCGTACTGGTCAATTGGTATTCTTTGAAATAGTTGAATATACTTTGAATCATGATGGAAAGCAGTGTACTACTTGTTGTAGTCTTTTTACCTCTTAGCATTTGATACTTATCACTTGATTGTTGAAGTGTATTCTATCTGAGCATGTTCCTGACTCTACATTTTTTATGCAGAGTTTACCTTGTGCATTTGGCCATAGACACATGAAGAAGGGGCAAAAGTTTGAGAAAGAGGCTACTGTTCAGACTGATCGTGCTAGCTGGCCGGTTGTAATCCGCGGTTATGATAGATTTAAATTTCGAAATGGGTGGGGTGAATTTGTTCGTGCCAATGAGCTGCGTGTAGGAGATGTTTGCCGTTTTGAGCTGATTGATGAGGAGGAATTCATATTTAAAGTTTGCATTAATCCAAGTCTCAATGAAGTATAGTCGATAGAAATAGAGACAATTCCCTTTGATTATTTAGCTTAATATCTGGTTCAAATGTTTCGACTTGAGAGGGAAGATAAATGTGAACTAAACATTGTATATTCATTATCGGATTGAAGGTTGATATATCAAAAGTTtaaattaagggaaaatttcagaAACCTCCCCTCACATTATGTTTCGTTTCACTGACCTCCTCTTACGTTTGCAATATTATGACTACCTCccttattttaacttttttgtaacaactcttttattctatttcttattaatgaaaaaataacatttgatcttaggattaattattattttattaatatttcatTTTCGATAAACTGAAAACAAAATATGCAAAGTGCTCTTTAGTCTTCTCAGCAAGGGTTCTCTTTTCCTATTTCTCTTCACCTCTCTCCAATGTTCTCATCATAttttctgcaaaaaaaaaaaaaaaaacaattattttttactgaGTTGTTTTCAGCAAATAAAGGTAATTTACTTGTAATCTTTTTTGTAAGTAAGTATGTCAAGTGCTCCTCATGTTTCTGCTTTTACGAATTAAGTAGTATCCTTTCTTTTGTCTCTTCCAGACgatctgaaaagaaaaaaatgattaattctGATGGACTGAATTTGATGAATGGTGATTAAAAGGTAAAGGTCTCTATAATAGAATAGGCCCGGCGTAAGGCCAAAGCAATTAAGGCAGCTTTGGGCCCCCATTTTTAGTTAAGTTTTATGCTAACTAAGGAAGGGTCAATTTGCAGAATTggccttcgctgggggtggtctttaatttttgtccctcaaattggtggtctttaacttttgcccttaaGACTCAAATTCTGCCTAAGGAAGAATTTGGATGGACAGATTtgtaaaattctgccttgcgttttttttttttttttttttttttttttaactgagctggagttcgaacccacaacctcggggtattaggcgaagggcaaaacttaaagaccaccaatttgaagggcaaaaattaaagaccaccccaaatgaagggcaatccgtgcaagaAAAAGATTAAGCAATGgcttttatgtagtttctatatacataaaataattttttaataaatttttggggCCCCATTTTTAATTAAGCATGATTTTAGGGAGGACAAATCAGTCcacatatattatttttcattaataataaatagaataaaagagTTGTTacataaaaagttaaaataaggGAGGTAGCCGTAATATTGCAAACGTGAGGGAAGATTAGTGAAATGAAGCAAAACGTGAGGGGAGGTCTCTGAAATTTTCTCTTAAATGAATTTACATCATTTTGTGATGTGTAAATGCTTTAACATAGTTTCTCATCCACAGCCTGGAGTTCCCCAGCCTTTGGCACTGTAAAATTGCTAATCAACTCTTTTCAATTTGAAACAAGTACTCAAGAGTCAAGATCCAAGTAGGCTTATATGATCAAAAGTTGCTGTTGTCATATCAAAATTTTGTAACATAATATTTCAGTTTATTCAATATGATGCTTTTAACATTTTGGtaacaaaaatatttacaaattcaTCAAAAGTTTATAGAAGACTAAATTGATACGTgacaatatatattttaaaataagtactgaTCTGTCTTTTCTTCTAAGAAGGCAGTCCTTCAAATATAATATACTCCATTAAAAAGTTTGAAGAGCTGCCAAAGTTAAAGGCAAGGTAGTCAGCCATTTCCTCAATTCGAAAAGTCGAACACCTTTGAGTTCTACTAATTTTTGCTGCCTGTATTTCAAAGTGGTAGTTGATCAAGCTAAGTGCCTGTTTGGATTaacttattttaggtgctttaaagtcaaaataaattttaagcACTTTATAGTCAACCACTAAATAATCATATTGCGAAGGtaaacttaaaattttaattgatgctttaaatattaaatatataaaagttaaTAAATGGCACTATATAAACATTGATTTAGAGATGATGTACTTCAAGTTGGGCATTTGAAATAGAAACCTGATATCACTACAACAAATATGATATTTAGCTACGAAAATGCTAGCTACGGCATAAAATTCGTCACTAATTATTCACTTTTCGTGACAAAAGTTACATTTCGTCCTTAAATACATGAGGCACATATTTTTAGTGACGAAACACAAAATTTCGTAGCAAAGTTTTGTCCCCTAAAGTTTCCCTCCAATAAATGAGTTGGCGCCATTTATTGAGTTCTATTAGCCACGAATTTATAGTTATTAGTGACAcattattttgtcattaatgatgTACCCAATTtatgacaaacttattttcgtcctaaaattagttaaattttGGAGACGAAAAACTTTTGTCGCAAAAACTATGTTGATACATTAGCGACAAATTAGAATTTGTAGTTAATCATTGTAAGttttagctacaaaattttatgtttaattGTGACCTTAGTTTTTGTCACTAATAAC
This window harbors:
- the LOC132054665 gene encoding B3 domain-containing protein REM19-like, whose amino-acid sequence is MDRGYFEVVMKEPFFRKMLSLPCAFGHRHMKKGQKFEKEATVQTDRASWPVVIRGYDRFKFRNGWGEFVRANELRVGDVCRFELIDEEEFIFKVCINPSLNEV